One window from the genome of Rhinolophus ferrumequinum isolate MPI-CBG mRhiFer1 chromosome 10, mRhiFer1_v1.p, whole genome shotgun sequence encodes:
- the GPR84 gene encoding G-protein coupled receptor 84, giving the protein MWNTSDANFSCYHESVLTYRYIAVTWGIVVAVTGTVGNVLTLLALAIQPKLRTRFNLLIANLTVADLLYCTILQPFSVDTYLHLHWRTGATFCRVFGLLLFASNAVSILTLCLIALGRYLLIAYPKLFPQVFSAKGVVLALVGTWVVALASFAPLWPVYILVPVVCTCSFDRIRGRPYTTILMGIFFVLGLSSVGIFYCLIHRQVKRAAQAMDQYKLHHASVPSNHVAGTDEAMPGCLRELDSGMASGGPSEGISSEPVSAATTQTLEGDSSEVGDSKVPKQTAEKSPPEAPAKARPTKGAPKAQNSPSDFGKVTRMCFAVFLCFALSYIPFLLLNILDAKLQAPRVVHMLAANFTWLNGCINPVLYAAMNRQFRQAYGSILKRGPQSFRRLQSFRRFR; this is encoded by the coding sequence ATGTGGAACACCTCTGATGCCAACTTTTCCTGCTACCATGAGTCTGTGCTGACCTATCGTTACATTGCAGTTACTTGGGGGATTGTGGTGGCTGTGACAGGCACCGTGGGCAATGTGCTCACCCTGCTGGCCTTGGCCATCCAGCCCAAGCTCCGTACCCGCTTCAACCTGCTCATCGCCAACCTCACAGTGGCCGACCTGCTTTACTGCACCATTCTTCAGCCCTTCTCTGTGGACACCTACCTCCACCTGCACTGGAGAACCGGCGCCACTTTCTGCAGGGTTTTTGGGCTCCTCCTCTTTGCATCCAATGCTGTCTCCATCCTCACCCTCTGCCTCATCGCCCTGGGACGCTACCTCCTCATTGCCTACCCTAAGCTCTTTCCCCAAGTGTTCAGTGCCAAGGGGGTAGTGCTGGCACTGGTGGGCACTTGGGTGGTAGCTTTGGCCAGCTTTGCCCCCCTCTGGCCTGTCTATATCTTGGTGCCCGTAGTATGTACCTGCAGCTTTGACCGAATCCGAGGCCGGCCCTACACCACCATCCTCATGGGCATCTTCTTTGTGCTGGGGCTCAGCAGTGTTGGCATCTTCTATTGCCTCATCCACCGCCAGGTGAAGCGAGCAGCACAGGCGATGGATCAGTACAAGCTGCACCATGCAAGTGTCCCCTCCAACCACGTGGCTGGGACAGATGAGGCCATGCCTGGTTGTTTAAGGGAGCTGGACAGCGGGATGGCATCAGGAGGGCCCAGTGAGGGGATTTCGTCTGAACCAGTCAGTGCTGCCACCACCCAGACCCTGGAAGGAGACTCATCAGAAGTGGGGGACAGCAAGGTACCTAAGCAGACGGCAGAGAAAAGCCCTCCAGAAGCACCTGCCAAGGCCAGGCCAACTAAAGGAGCCCCAAAAGCTCAGAATTCTCCCTCAGATTTTGGGAAGGTGACTCGGATGTGCTTTGCTGTGTTCCTCTGCTTTGCCCTAAGCTACATCCCTTTCTTGCTGCTCAACATCCTGGATGCCAAGCTCCAGGCTCCACGGGTCGTCCACATGCTTGCTGCCAACTTCACCTGGCTCAATGGTTGCATCAACCCTGTGCTCTATGCAGCCATGAACCGCCAGTTCCGCCAAGCTTATGGCTCCATCCTAAAACGAGGGCCCCAGAGTTTCCGCAGGCTCCAGAGTTTCCGAAGATTCCGTTAG
- the ZNF385A gene encoding zinc finger protein 385A isoform X2, with product MQPPLDLKQILPFPLEPAPTLGLFSNYSTMDPVQKAVLSHTFGGPLLKTKRPIISCNVCQIRFNSQSQAEAHYKGNRHARRVKGIEAAKTRGREPGIREPGDPAPPGSTPPNGDGAAPHPVSMENGLGPAPGSPEKQPGSPSSPSILETGQGATKGEGGTPAPASLPGGSKEEEEKAKRLLYCALCKVAVNSLSQLEAHNKGTKHKTILEARSGLGPIKAYPRLGPPTPGEPEAPAQDRTFHCEICNVKVNSEVQLKQHISSRRHRDGVAGKPNPLLSRHKKPRGAAELAGTLTFSKELPKSLAGGLLPSPLAVAAVMAAAAGSPLSLRPAPAAPLLQGPPITHPLLHPAPGPIRTAHGPILFSPY from the exons ATGGACCCTGTGCAGAAGGCTGTGCTCTCTCACACTTTTGGGGGACCCTTGCTCAAGACCAAGCGGCCCATCATTTCCTGTAATGTCTGTCAGATCCGCTTCAATTCTCAG AGCCAGGCTGAGGCGCACTACAAGGGTAATCGCCATGCCCGAAGAGTCAAAGGCATTGAGGCTGCCAAGACCCGAGGCAGGGAGCCTGGCATCCGGGAACCGGGAGACCCAGCTCCCCCGGGCAGCACCCCTCCAAATGGGGATGGTGCAGCCCCCCATCCAG TTTCCATGGAGAATGGACTGGGTCCAGCCCCAGGATCCCCAGAGAAACAGCCTGGCTCCCCATCCTCTCCCAGCATTCTGGAGACTGGTCAGGGTGCCACCAAGGGTGAAGGGGGGACTCCAGCCCCAGCTTCCCTGCCTGGGGGTagcaaggaagaggaggaaaaggccaAGCGGCTGCTCTACTGTGCTCTGTGCAAGGTGGCAGTGAACTCCCTGTCCCAGCTTGAGGCGCATAACAAAG GTACTAAGCACAAGACAATTCTGGAGGCCCGAAGTGGCCTGGGCCCCATCAAAGCTTACCCTAGGCTGGGGCCTCCCACTCCGGGGGAACCAGAGGCCCCTGCCCAGGACCGAACCTTCCACTGTGAGATCTGCAACGTCAAAGTCAACTCGGAGGTCCAACTGAAACAG CACATTTCCAGCCGGCGGCACCGAGATGGAGTGGCTGGGAAGCCCAACCCACTACTGAGCCGTCACAAGAAGCCTAGGGGCGCTGCGGAGCTGGCG GGCACGCTGACTTTCTCCAAGGAGCTGCCCAAGTCCCTGGCCGGCGGCCTGCTCCCTAGCCCCCTAGCGGTGGCTGCGGTGATGGCAGCGGCAGCAGGCTCACCGCTGTCCCTGCGCCCGGCTCCAGCCGCACCTCTTCTCCAGGGGCCGCCGATCACCCACCCCCTGCTCCATCCGGCCCCCGGGCCCATCCGAACGGCGCACGGAcccatccttttttccccctactga